From the genome of bacterium:
CAAGAAAATGAGTGCTGATAATAGAGTTGAAATCCTTCTTGTTGAAGATAATCAGACTGATGCGGAGCTTGCTATCAGAGCTCTCAAAAAACGGAATCTGGCCAACAGCCTGGAATGGGTCAGGGACGGCGCGGAGGCGCTTGACTATATTTTTGCAACCGGGAAGTATACCGGGCGTAACATAATCAGTACCCCGAAAGTCATACTCCTCGATTTGCGGCTGCCGAAAGTCGACGGGCTGGAAGTTCTTCAGAAGATCAAAGCCGATGAACGGACAAGATCGATACCGGTTGTTATCCTGACATCATCCAATGAGGACAGGGACATTGCAGAAAGCTACAAATTAGGGGTCAACAGCTATATCAGTAAACCGGTAGAATTTGACAATTTTTCAGAGACTGTTTCAAAGTTAGGATTATACTGGCTGCTCATGAATAAACCGCCGGTCTGATTGTGGAGACATATAATGAATACCATTATCCGGATATTGATCCTTGAAGATGTTCCAGAAGATGCCGAGCTGTTAGAACG
Proteins encoded in this window:
- a CDS encoding response regulator, with translation MSADNRVEILLVEDNQTDAELAIRALKKRNLANSLEWVRDGAEALDYIFATGKYTGRNIISTPKVILLDLRLPKVDGLEVLQKIKADERTRSIPVVILTSSNEDRDIAESYKLGVNSYISKPVEFDNFSETVSKLGLYWLLMNKPPV